In one Cercospora beticola chromosome 1, complete sequence genomic region, the following are encoded:
- a CDS encoding uncharacterized protein (SMCOG1106:major facilitator transporter~antiSMASH:Cluster_9), which translates to MTEQKRAGDEQDFAPGNLTSNDQKLQIQPDTASSDIEIGHRATNISLGEAAYLPQEHRDYLLSRHGTLDLDPIPSADPADPYNWPEWKKLANLSCVAFHAMMTTFIAAAIIPAYENIAEEFETSITRASYLTSLQIAILGFAPLFWKPISNRYGRRPVWLISAIGSLLFNVGCALSHSYATMAVCRAFVSFFISPPGGIGSGVVTETYFKKQRAQFMGVWTLLVTLGPPLGPFIMGFVVTQTGNYRWIYWVLAMINGAQFILALFLQPETRYVRKGVTHVGSAFKQEYLTFGRLDPNPLKLYEFIQPLSLFKYPSIVIPTIAYSIVFGFCSVLLTVEIPQLFVPKFGFNAQQIGLQFLGIIIGSIIGEQIGGRLSDFWMNHKAKRLGYRAPPAEHRLWLSYIGFALGMVGIIVFGVRFQQSEQGHWNVTPIIGIAIAAVGAQIIATVSTTYAVDCHVEHSASIGTFINCVRSTWAFIGPFWYPDMLESLGGSASGGLMAGLIFLCSVLPVAVLQWKGKQWRRKRISSPQPEPVEKGAVEEKTNADEL; encoded by the exons ATGACAGAACAGAAGCGGGCAGGCGACGAGCAGGACTTCGCGCCCGGAAACCTCACATCCAACGACCAAAAGCTTCAAATACAGCCAGATACTGCAAGCTCCGACATCGAAATCGGACATCGAGCCACAAATATCAGCCTCGGAGAAGCAGCATACCTCCCACAAGAACATCGCGACTATCTCCTCAGTCGCCATGGCACACTGGACCTCGATCCGATACCTTCAGCAGATCCAGCAGACCCTTACAACTGGCCCGAATGGAAAAAGCTGGCAAACCTGTCCTGTGTTGCATTCCATGCCATGATGACAACCTTTATCGCAGCGGCCATCATCCCAGCATACGAGAACATTGCTGAAGAGTTCGAGACCTCGATCACAAGGGCATCGTACTTGACGTCGTTACAAATTGCGATTCTGGGCTTCGCTCCACTGTTCTGGAAACCGATTTCGAATCGCTATGGGCGGAGACCTGTTTGGCTCATCAGTGCAATTGGATCGTTGCTTTTCAACGTCGGCTGTGCTTTGTCGCATAGCTATGCTACTATGGCAGTGTGTCGTGCTTTTGTTTCGTTCTTCATCAGCCCTCCCGGAGGTATCGGGAGTGGCGTGGTGACGGAGACGTACTtcaagaagcagagagcGCAGTTCATGGGTGTTTGGACTTTGCTTGTCACGCTTG GTCCTCCTTTGGGTCCCTTCATCATGGGCTTCGTCGTTACTCAAACCGGAAATTACAGATGGATTTACTGGGTTCTGGCCATGATCAACGGTGCGCAATTCATCCTTGCTCTCTTCCTACAGCCTGAGACAAGATATGTTCGCAAAGGTGTTACGCACGTTGGATCTGCATTCAAGCAGGAGTATCTTACCTTTGGCCGCCTGGACCCCAACCCACTCAAGCTGTACGAGTTCATCCAGCCTCTGAGCTTATTCAAATATCCTTCCATCGTCATTCCGACAATCGCGTACTCGATCGTCTTCGGCTTCTGCAGTGTTCTGCTTACAGTGGAAATCCCGCAACTCTTTGTGCCGAAATTCGGATTCAATGCTCAGCAGATCGGCCTGCAGTTCTTGGGCATCATTATCGGAAGTATCATCGGCGAGCAGATCGGCGGACGTCTGAGCGACTTCTGGATGAATCATAAAGCCAAGAGGCTGGGATACCGGGCACCTCCGGCTGAGCATCGTCTCTGGCTGTCGTACATTGGCTTCGCACTTGGCATGGtcggcatcatcgtcttTGGCGTCCGCTTTCAGCAGTCCGAGCAAGGTCATTGGAATGTGACGCccatcatcggcatcgcaATCGCAGCCGTCGGCGCCCAGATCATTGCTACTGTGTCTACAACATATGCTGTGGACTGTCATGTAGAGCACAGCGCAAGTATCGGGACCTTCATCAACTGCGTTCGGTCCACGTGGGCTTTTATAGGGCCATTTTGGTATCCTGATATGCTGGAGAGTCTGGGGGGATCCGCGAGCGGAGGTTTGATGGCTGGCTTGATCTTTCTGTGCAGTGTGCTTCCGGTGGCGGTCTTGCAGTGGAAGGGCAAGCAGTGGAGGCGGAAGAGGATTTCGAGCCCGCAGCCAGAACCTGTTGAGAAGGGTGCTGTTGAGGAGAAAACGAATGCCGATGAGCTGTGA